One stretch of Streptomyces hygroscopicus DNA includes these proteins:
- a CDS encoding amylo-alpha-1,6-glucosidase gives MPDQAGAILRGLGEVTPDPAVALDRRRTVASGRLEESFEVTNAGTRRVGFRLTVTAGTDLALMERVKSGHVLDPVPTRAEGAEGAEGGGLVWSRDGFTVRLVSEPAPDALEAPEGRLSYDVELDPGASWTATLRCTAAYADGDQFPAAPADAVPWRCPALRSADRRFDQWLDQSVADADRLRLMDPRSPEGRPDGANSPDQFLAAGAPWFLTLFGRDSLWAARMLLPLGTELAAGTLRTLARRQGAVADPATEEQPGKILHEVRRGTQNFTDTFAVPPVYYGTVDATPLWITLLHDAWRWGLAPEQVEQLLPHTESALAWIRDQAAAADDGFLRYVDRTGRGLANQGWKDSGDAIRHRDGRLADPPIALCEVQAYAYEAARGGAALLRAFGRPGADAWEEWAEALATRFRKRFWVADAQGPYPAVALDRDGRPVDSVTSGFGHLLGTGLLNQEESAALAARLTGPDLDSGHGLRTLSSDSVGFNPYGYHIGSIWPHDTAIAVHGLVRAGFPDAAAPLAAGLLTASAGFAGRLPELFAGHGAAAGPHPAPYPASCRPQAWAAASSVQVLRSALGLEADVPGGTVTVAPAFAGAYAPLTVTELQVGGARLDITLAADGTVNVTAPEGLTVVSA, from the coding sequence GTGCCGGACCAGGCCGGGGCGATCCTGCGGGGGCTCGGCGAGGTGACGCCCGACCCGGCGGTCGCCCTGGACCGCCGCCGCACCGTCGCCTCCGGGCGGTTGGAGGAGAGCTTCGAGGTCACCAACGCGGGCACCCGGCGGGTCGGTTTCCGGCTCACGGTCACGGCCGGCACGGACCTCGCCCTGATGGAGCGGGTGAAGTCGGGCCACGTCCTGGACCCAGTGCCGACACGGGCCGAAGGCGCGGAAGGCGCCGAGGGCGGCGGTCTGGTGTGGTCCCGCGACGGGTTCACCGTACGCCTGGTCAGCGAGCCCGCGCCGGACGCCCTGGAGGCGCCGGAGGGCCGGCTGTCGTACGACGTGGAACTGGACCCCGGCGCTTCATGGACGGCGACGCTGCGCTGCACGGCGGCGTACGCGGACGGCGACCAGTTCCCGGCCGCCCCGGCGGACGCCGTGCCGTGGCGCTGCCCGGCCCTGCGCAGCGCGGACCGGCGCTTCGACCAGTGGCTGGACCAGTCGGTCGCCGACGCGGACCGGCTGCGCCTGATGGACCCCCGGTCCCCAGAGGGGCGCCCAGACGGCGCGAACAGCCCGGATCAGTTCCTGGCCGCCGGAGCTCCGTGGTTTCTGACCCTCTTCGGCCGCGACTCGTTGTGGGCCGCCCGCATGCTGCTCCCGCTCGGCACCGAACTCGCGGCCGGTACCCTGCGCACACTCGCCCGCCGCCAGGGGGCCGTGGCCGACCCCGCCACGGAGGAGCAGCCGGGGAAGATCCTGCACGAAGTGCGGCGCGGCACCCAGAACTTCACCGACACGTTCGCCGTCCCGCCGGTGTACTACGGCACGGTCGACGCGACCCCCCTGTGGATCACCCTGCTCCATGACGCCTGGCGCTGGGGCCTGGCCCCCGAGCAGGTGGAACAGCTGCTGCCGCACACCGAGTCGGCGCTCGCGTGGATCCGCGACCAGGCGGCAGCGGCCGACGACGGCTTCCTCAGGTACGTCGACCGGACCGGACGGGGCCTGGCCAACCAGGGCTGGAAGGACTCCGGTGACGCCATCCGCCATCGCGACGGCCGGCTCGCCGACCCGCCGATCGCGCTGTGCGAGGTGCAGGCGTACGCGTACGAGGCGGCGCGGGGCGGCGCGGCGCTGCTGCGCGCTTTCGGGCGGCCGGGCGCGGACGCGTGGGAGGAATGGGCGGAGGCGCTCGCCACCCGCTTCCGGAAGCGCTTCTGGGTGGCGGACGCCCAGGGTCCGTACCCGGCGGTCGCGCTGGACCGTGACGGCCGGCCGGTGGACTCGGTCACCTCGGGCTTCGGCCACCTCCTCGGGACGGGCCTGCTGAACCAGGAGGAGAGCGCGGCACTGGCGGCCCGGCTGACCGGCCCCGACCTCGACTCCGGCCACGGTCTGCGCACCCTGAGCAGCGACTCGGTGGGCTTCAACCCGTACGGCTACCACATCGGTTCCATCTGGCCGCACGACACCGCGATCGCGGTGCACGGCCTGGTCAGGGCCGGGTTCCCGGACGCGGCGGCGCCGCTGGCGGCGGGCCTGCTGACGGCGTCGGCGGGGTTCGCCGGACGCCTGCCCGAGCTGTTCGCCGGCCACGGCGCCGCGGCGGGCCCACACCCCGCCCCCTACCCCGCGTCCTGCCGCCCCCAGGCGTGGGCGGCCGCCTCCTCGGTCCAGGTGCTGCGCTCGGCACTCGGCCTGGAGGCGGACGTCCCGGGCGGCACGGTCACGGTGGCCCCCGCCTTCGCCGGTGCGTACGCCCCGCTGACGGTGACGGAGCTCCAGGTGGGCGGTGCCCGGCTGGACATCACACTGGCGGCGGACGGAACGGTGAACGTGACGGCGCCGGAGGGGCTGACGGTGGTCTCGGCCTGA
- a CDS encoding serine/threonine protein kinase — translation MAPEHRGSTRTLLSLTAAVTLALTGSTAVSSAQSKAAGLREVMFVGNNWDGTADVIKSTGDLSRIGRINVIPDKDQRLTEIYLNPIKLAFFLGIRLGPGEGHDQFVDDMYSTPDGSAIVVSRPSFADVVSIDVATGKIKWRFPVSGFRADHMAVSPDGERVAVSASTSNTVHVLDIETGKQLGSFSAGDKPHENVFTDGGKYLWNMSIGEVNTDLDDPSMDWTKGDRHITVVDANTYRQIKVIDMRERLDAFGRKDLSDAVRPVAFTPDESKLYFQVSFFNGFLEYDVAKDKITRAKTLPKNPATSEDRTTWVNDSRHHGLSMSPDGKKLCVAGTMDDYATVVDRESLQEGPLVPTSKPYWATVSGDGTSCIVSESGADRVTAIDFTTGEKTASVSVGDHPQRVRIGHVAAGWTGPSAS, via the coding sequence ATGGCCCCCGAGCACCGTGGCTCCACCCGAACGCTCCTCTCCCTGACCGCCGCCGTGACGCTGGCCCTGACCGGCTCCACGGCGGTCAGCTCCGCACAGTCAAAGGCGGCCGGCCTGCGGGAAGTGATGTTCGTGGGCAACAACTGGGACGGCACCGCCGACGTCATCAAATCCACTGGCGACCTGTCCAGGATCGGCCGCATCAACGTCATACCGGACAAGGACCAGCGGCTCACCGAGATCTACCTCAACCCCATCAAGCTCGCATTCTTCCTGGGGATCCGGCTGGGGCCAGGTGAAGGGCACGACCAGTTCGTGGACGACATGTACTCGACCCCGGACGGCTCCGCCATCGTCGTCTCCCGGCCCAGCTTCGCCGACGTGGTCTCCATCGACGTCGCGACCGGCAAAATCAAGTGGCGCTTCCCCGTGTCGGGATTCCGCGCGGACCACATGGCCGTCTCCCCCGACGGCGAACGCGTCGCGGTGTCGGCTTCGACGTCGAACACGGTGCATGTCCTCGACATCGAGACGGGGAAGCAGCTCGGCTCGTTCTCCGCCGGTGACAAGCCCCACGAGAACGTCTTCACCGACGGCGGCAAGTACCTCTGGAACATGTCGATCGGCGAGGTCAACACCGACCTGGACGATCCGTCGATGGACTGGACGAAGGGCGACCGGCACATCACCGTGGTCGACGCCAACACCTATCGGCAGATCAAGGTCATCGACATGCGCGAACGGCTCGACGCCTTCGGCCGCAAGGACCTGTCCGACGCCGTCCGGCCCGTCGCCTTCACCCCGGATGAGTCCAAGCTCTACTTCCAGGTCTCCTTCTTCAACGGGTTCCTGGAGTACGACGTGGCCAAAGACAAGATCACCCGCGCGAAAACCCTCCCGAAGAACCCGGCGACCAGCGAGGACCGCACCACCTGGGTCAACGACTCCCGCCACCACGGCCTGTCGATGAGCCCCGACGGCAAGAAACTGTGCGTGGCCGGGACGATGGACGACTACGCGACCGTCGTCGACCGCGAATCGCTCCAGGAAGGCCCCCTGGTACCGACCTCGAAGCCGTACTGGGCGACGGTGAGCGGCGACGGCACCTCCTGCATCGTCTCCGAGAGCGGTGCCGACCGCGTCACCGCCATCGACTTCACGACAGGCGAGAAGACCGCGTCCGTGTCGGTCGGCGACCACCCGCAGCGGGTGCGCATCGGCCATGTGGCGGCCGGCTGGACCGGACCGTCAGCCTCCTAG
- a CDS encoding transposase — MRIQAAELFAQQVKPPEVARQLRVRVKSAYQWQQLWRQGGADALLSRGPSGGRCRLSPRCLEKLAGYLEQGPAAHGWTEDQVWTAARVATLIGRKFHVS; from the coding sequence GTGCGGATACAGGCGGCGGAGCTGTTCGCTCAGCAGGTCAAACCGCCCGAGGTGGCCCGGCAGCTGCGTGTGCGTGTGAAGTCGGCTTACCAGTGGCAGCAGTTGTGGCGGCAAGGTGGTGCCGACGCGCTGCTTTCGCGAGGGCCGAGCGGGGGCCGGTGTCGCCTGTCGCCGCGCTGTCTGGAGAAGCTCGCCGGGTATCTCGAGCAGGGGCCGGCCGCGCACGGCTGGACGGAAGACCAGGTGTGGACGGCTGCACGGGTGGCCACGCTGATCGGCAGGAAGTTCCACGTCTCCTAA
- a CDS encoding cell surface receptor IPT/TIG domain-containing protein, whose protein sequence is MSAQLVTITIAGGTSRSGTTSIDYYLAPTITSTAPTSGTAGDEITINGTGLVNVDTVTFTDSATATAAAARARCGVAVMAILRPVMRIGARLGALPLPVL, encoded by the coding sequence GTGTCCGCCCAGCTGGTGACCATCACCATCGCCGGCGGAACCAGCCGCTCGGGCACCACTTCGATCGACTACTACCTCGCACCGACCATCACCTCGACGGCTCCGACCTCGGGCACGGCAGGAGACGAGATCACCATCAACGGAACCGGCCTCGTCAACGTCGACACCGTCACCTTCACCGACAGCGCCACGGCCACCGCGGCGGCGGCCAGGGCGCGGTGTGGCGTGGCGGTCATGGCGATCCTTCGGCCGGTGATGAGGATCGGAGCGCGCCTGGGAGCGCTCCCACTGCCCGTACTGTAA
- a CDS encoding silent information regulator protein Sir2, which translates to MKHSRTLPRALAVAAAAVVASTGLLAVHPPVSRAQSASFDADDLFVSPKGSTDAPGTESSPTTLASAITRVTAGGTIYVRGGTYNLSQTVTIAPGNNGTSSARKELVAYPGETPVLNFSAMSEDTANRGLALNGSFWHLADITVERAGDNGIFVGGSNNVIERTVTRFNRDSGLQISRIASSTPQNQWPSNNLVVSSESHDNADSDGEDADGFAAKLTVGSGNVFRYDVSHNNIDDGWDLYTKKDTGPIGPVTIEDSLSYGNGTLSDGTQNSNGDRNGYKLGGSDIAVDHVIRRSIAYHNGKHGFTYNSNPGHMSVSGNVGIDNGERNFSFDGGTSVFRDNVSCRGGSSGTKDRIIGDADSSNQFWSGTNGPRCSSYTGALKWSFATDGSLRVSFGG; encoded by the coding sequence ATGAAGCACTCTCGGACACTCCCCCGCGCCCTCGCCGTCGCGGCGGCGGCCGTTGTCGCGTCGACGGGCCTGCTCGCCGTCCATCCGCCCGTCTCGCGGGCACAGTCCGCGTCCTTCGACGCGGACGACTTGTTCGTGTCGCCCAAGGGCAGTACCGACGCCCCCGGGACGGAGTCCTCTCCGACCACACTCGCCTCGGCGATCACCCGCGTCACCGCGGGCGGCACGATCTACGTGCGCGGCGGAACCTACAACCTCTCGCAGACGGTCACCATCGCGCCGGGCAACAACGGCACGTCGAGCGCCCGCAAGGAACTGGTCGCCTACCCCGGGGAGACCCCGGTGCTGAACTTCTCGGCCATGAGCGAGGATACGGCGAACCGCGGGCTCGCCCTCAACGGATCGTTCTGGCACCTGGCCGACATCACCGTCGAACGCGCCGGTGACAACGGGATCTTCGTCGGCGGCAGCAACAACGTCATCGAGCGCACCGTGACCCGCTTCAACCGTGACTCCGGGCTCCAGATCTCCCGCATCGCCTCCAGCACCCCGCAGAACCAGTGGCCGTCGAACAACCTCGTGGTGAGCTCGGAGTCACACGACAACGCCGATTCCGACGGCGAGGACGCCGATGGGTTCGCCGCGAAGCTCACGGTCGGCTCCGGAAACGTCTTCCGCTACGACGTGTCCCACAACAACATCGACGACGGCTGGGACCTCTACACCAAGAAGGACACCGGCCCCATCGGCCCGGTGACCATCGAGGACTCTCTCTCCTACGGCAACGGCACCCTCTCGGACGGCACCCAGAACTCCAACGGCGACCGCAACGGCTACAAGCTGGGCGGCTCGGACATCGCCGTCGACCACGTCATCCGCCGCAGCATCGCCTACCACAACGGCAAGCACGGGTTCACCTACAACAGCAACCCCGGCCATATGTCGGTGTCGGGCAACGTCGGCATCGACAACGGGGAGCGCAACTTCTCGTTCGACGGCGGCACGTCGGTGTTCCGGGACAATGTGTCCTGCCGCGGCGGCAGCAGCGGGACGAAGGACCGCATCATCGGTGACGCGGACAGTTCGAACCAGTTCTGGTCCGGGACGAACGGGCCCCGGTGCTCGTCCTACACCGGCGCGCTGAAGTGGTCCTTCGCCACGGACGGCAGCCTCCGCGTAAGCTTCGGCGGCTAG
- a CDS encoding transcriptional regulator, translating to MTIFPPDSNLHELRLELSRLRAARGWIYDELAARSGLSRRTLIEIEQGRTIGTLATWHALAHALGAPVDQLLGTLCAGHEPPAPPHPACQGRR from the coding sequence GTGACGATCTTCCCGCCCGATTCCAACCTCCATGAGCTCCGCCTCGAGCTCTCCCGGCTGCGGGCCGCACGCGGATGGATCTACGACGAACTCGCCGCCCGCAGCGGCCTGTCCCGCCGCACGCTCATCGAGATCGAGCAGGGCCGCACCATCGGCACCCTCGCCACTTGGCACGCCCTCGCCCACGCTCTCGGCGCCCCCGTCGACCAGCTTCTGGGCACCCTCTGCGCGGGCCACGAACCCCCCGCCCCGCCACACCCCGCCTGCCAAGGCCGCAGATGA
- a CDS encoding phosphotransferase, with product MHGDLGAENVLWEWTHGLPHLSGVLDWDDVTLSDPAEDLAAIGASYGPELLERVLALGSWSNHGLLTRIAAIRGTFALQQALYAIRDGDEEELADGLADYR from the coding sequence GTGCATGGCGACCTCGGTGCCGAAAACGTCCTATGGGAGTGGACGCACGGCCTGCCGCACCTCTCCGGAGTACTCGACTGGGACGACGTCACACTCAGCGACCCAGCCGAGGACCTCGCAGCCATCGGCGCCAGCTACGGCCCTGAGCTCCTGGAGCGGGTGCTCGCCCTGGGCAGCTGGTCAAACCACGGACTCCTCACCCGCATAGCCGCGATCCGCGGCACATTCGCCCTGCAGCAAGCCCTCTACGCAATCCGCGACGGCGACGAAGAAGAACTCGCGGACGGCCTGGCCGACTACCGCTGA
- a CDS encoding transposase — MLPDRTPKRGGRWRDHREVIDAIAWKFQTGSQWVHLPEKFGNWRGVYNRLRMWAVDGTWERVFTALMAQADADEDLKWAVAVDSTIVRAHQHAAGARKKGPRPASRPTTPSAGPAAD, encoded by the coding sequence TTGCTCCCGGACCGGACACCCAAGCGGGGCGGCCGGTGGCGCGACCACCGCGAGGTGATCGACGCGATCGCCTGGAAGTTCCAGACCGGATCCCAGTGGGTCCACCTGCCGGAGAAGTTCGGCAACTGGAGAGGTGTATACAACCGACTGCGGATGTGGGCCGTCGACGGCACCTGGGAGCGGGTCTTCACCGCCCTGATGGCCCAGGCCGACGCCGACGAGGACCTGAAATGGGCGGTCGCGGTGGACTCCACGATCGTGCGAGCACATCAGCACGCGGCCGGGGCCCGCAAAAAGGGGCCCCGGCCGGCGAGCCGGCCGACAACGCCATCGGCCGGTCCCGCGGCGGACTGA